The genomic DNA AACCAGCTCACTGGGCCTTAATTGCTATTTTAGTTTACATAATATATATTATACGAAGTAAGCATTTAAATAAGCAATCCAACTAATTTTAAGCCGCTCTCAGCTGTTTTAAGTTGTAAGCAATGAATTCATTTCACCAGTACGTGAAACGGCCCTTTTTTTCGTTTTAATTACCGCAGGCATCCATTCTTAATTTTGTCGGCCTAGTTAAACCACTTTTATGCGCTCTGTACTGAATCAATAGCCCTTTGTTTTTAGTTGTAAATTCATGCTGGCTTGTTGCTACGATTAACTTTCAAATCGTCGGCCTATTTTTAATGTCTTGAAATAGTCCGATGGCTACTTTCATGAGGTCCGTAACTTTTTGGCTATGGACATCATTGCTAGTAATTCAATTTTATCTCAATCATGCTTCTGAAATTCGTGAATATTCAGCTCACGACTAACTCTGATTGAATCAGATTTAGCTTATTTCATTTTTTATGTTAACTAATTTCAGTTTTGTTTATTACCTTTTCTCTAGTATTACGTATATAACTAAATAATTACCCGTCTGTAGTACCCTTATGCATTCATTTCCCTTATGCATTCATTTATTGTAGTTTTATCACTGTAGGAGCTTTAATTAGAGCAGTAGCCATGGTTAGTCTATTAACCATGGCTACTTTTTGGTTGCTTTTCAAAAACTTTAAAATAAATAACCACTACTTAAAAAAAGTACTGGCTACCTGTTTTAATCTAAAATAATTCCGGACTAATCAAAATGGGCTTCTCGATTATTTACGCAAGGTCTTTGCTTAACAAGCGCTGGATCCAGTATAACGCCGGTAGTCCACTTCCAAAACTAACCACTACTAACAGTCCCAGGCTTGCCCACCAGTCGCTGCTCCCTTTTCCCACTTTGAAATTGCTTGGCGTGAGACAAACAACCGCTCCGCTAACTGCACTTGAGATAATTGTTGTCGTTGCCGTAACCGTACGATCTGTGTTCCCAATGAATTATTTTGCATGCTCACGTTCCTTTCTCCCGATGATTAATTTCTAACGGTTCTCAGTATAGCGAAGACACGGACAAATAATAGTGGTTTTCGTGCTCTCGTTGACTGACAAGCTCGCAACCGATGGTTGCATCGCCGCTAGTACAGGTTCTGCGCCCCGCTGCTAGGATGCTCAGCGAGGGTTAAATTAGGCCTACTAGCGAATTAGTCCCGTCTGCAAATAAGTTTCTACCACAAAAAAATCCAAGTTCCCGTGATTGGGGTAACTTGGACTGTTAAAGATTAACTAAATAACAATTGCATAAAAGCAGTGCGGACCTGCTTAAGCTGAGTTAATTCTCTTTCAAATTCACTTAAAAACTGGTCGTATTGCTCTAACATGTCCCCGATTTTAGCTTGTTCTGCAGTGGTTTCAGGGATAACCAGCTTAATGTTGGCAGTCTCTCGAGCTGAAATTTCTGTAAAGGTAATCCCAGAGGCAAGTTTATTGGCCATTCTCGCAATGTAATCGTGCATTGAATACAAAAAATAAGGATTAATCTGGTTACTGGGAATTAATGATTGAAATCCTTGATTTGTGGTCGCTGGATAACTTAGAATTCCCATTTTCCCAATCCCAGCCCGCGACGTCATTAAAATCGTGTCCTTCGGAAGCAAAACCGCCCGGCTATTCTCCAAGCCAGCCCGCGTGATGGTTTTTAAACTATGGTGGAGATAACCCTGATTTTGGACCTCCGTTGGGGTAAACCAATCAATTTTACCATTCCAAAATTGTGCTTCGGTTATCCGGGGCGTTCCCCCACTTTTAATTGTGGCAACTTCACTTAATTTTTTCGTTACCCAGTTATGCGAAAAAGCGGTAAAACGCAGCGACGGCGTCGTTGGAGTTTCGGGAAACAGGCGTTGCAATAATTGGCGTTTCAACGTTTGAATCTTTTGGTATTTACGTTGACGATTAACAATCAGTGAATCAAGCGTTTCAAAGAGGTCCCCCAGTTTCTCCTGTTCGGCAAATTGAGGTACCTTTAGCATAATTTTGTTTAGTTCGTGATTGGTTAGTTTTAGCCGATCAGAACCAGTTAGATACGGATTAATGTTAATGGTTTTTAAGCGTTTGCCGAGAAATAAATAATTGGAAAGGCCTGGTTTAGCCGTTAAAACGTGAGAATGATTGTTCACCCAGGCTTTGCCAGTGATGGTGTTAACGGGATAGTCACGCACACTGTTTGCGCCATCCTCAGCAATTAAAATTAGGTTGCCGGTATGCGTCGCACCCGCGACATAATCTTGGATTCCATTCGCCCCATAGTACGGAGTTGAACCAGCAATTCGTTTATTTTTAGTGACCGGGACGCGATTGCTATCCAAATTAACGGTCATGTCGGCTAATTTTTGTTCCTGCCATGCATCAGTAAAATTCTTAAACCGAATTCTAGGTTTATCTTGCTTTTCTATCATTATTTAAATACATCTTTCAATAAATCAAGCGTTTCTTGAGCTTCTGCATCCGTTCCAACTAATTCTCCCAGAAGGTGGTTCATGCGCTTGGTTAGTTGCCGCTGTTCTTCATCCAACTGGTGAATGTCACGGGATAGTTGTTTGACATCAATTGGCGGGGTCTCTTCCAACGAATCGACGTACCGTGGGATGTTTAAGTTGTAGTCATTGTTAATGATTTCTTCCATTGAGGCCACGTGGGCATACTTAGCCACATCCATCCGGTTCAGATAGGTGCTGACAATTTTTTCGATGTCTTGTTGCCGGAGCTTATTGTTGTTCTTAACCTTTTCAAATCCCTGAGAGGCATCAATGAAAAGCACGTCGTCTGCTTGCCGTTGCTTTTCTAAAACTAAAATCACCGTTGGAATGCTGGTGTTGGTAAAAATCTTTTTGGGTAACCCAATTACCGCACTGATGTTATGATCTTTTAAAAGGTTTTTGCGAATTTGGTATTCGGCCCCACCCCGAAACAAAACCCCGTGTGACAAGACAATTACCATCCGTCCGTCTGGTTTCAAATGATACAGGCAATGCAATAAAAAGGCGTAGTCGGCCTTTGATTTAGGCGCAATGCCTTGTTTGAAGCGGGGGTCGTGTTCCCGATTGGTATTATCCCATCGTAACGAATACGGTGGATTAGCGGTGACCGCATCAAAAAGCCGGGGGGAATCAATCCCGTCAACCATCCCATCTGGCCAATCATCAGTTAAGGTATCTGCATTCCGTATGACAATGTTTTGATATGCAATACCGTGCATCAATAAGTTCATTCTTGCCAAATTATATGTAGTGGTAATTAATTCTTGACCATAATATTTAATGGAACTTTTTTTCTCCGCATTATTCATGTGAGAAGCAGTCGTTAACAACAGTGATCCCGATCCAATTGCAGGATCATACAGGCTATAGTTACTTAATTCTTCTCTGCCAGCGGTAAGAATTTGGGCCGTAATTTCCGAAACCTGGTGGGGGGTGTAAAATTCACCGGATTTAGTTCCTGAATTAATGGAAAACATCCCGATTAGATATTCATACAAATCACCTAAGACGTCCGATTCTTCGTCCAACTCAATCTGCCCCATTAAATCGATCATATTAATGGTAGTTTGGGTGCGCGCTTGTTGGTTATTCCCAAGCCGGCTGGAATTTAAATCAATGTCTGCAAAGATGCCCGCGAGCGCCGTCTGTGCTTGCGGAGCAATGTGTTGGTCAAATCTTTCCAAAGCATCCGCGAGCTGGGTTAGGGTAAATTCTCGTCGTTTAATTGCATCCTGCCAATCTGTAAATAAATCTCCGGGTTGAATCACGTAGCCCAACTCGGTTTGCATGCGGGCCAGTTGCTCAGTCTGATCGTCGCTGTCATGAAAATGAGTTTGCCA from Fructilactobacillus ixorae includes the following:
- a CDS encoding helix-turn-helix transcriptional regulator, which encodes MQNNSLGTQIVRLRQRQQLSQVQLAERLFVSRQAISKWEKGAATGGQAWDC
- a CDS encoding restriction endonuclease subunit S; this encodes MIEKQDKPRIRFKNFTDAWQEQKLADMTVNLDSNRVPVTKNKRIAGSTPYYGANGIQDYVAGATHTGNLILIAEDGANSVRDYPVNTITGKAWVNNHSHVLTAKPGLSNYLFLGKRLKTININPYLTGSDRLKLTNHELNKIMLKVPQFAEQEKLGDLFETLDSLIVNRQRKYQKIQTLKRQLLQRLFPETPTTPSLRFTAFSHNWVTKKLSEVATIKSGGTPRITEAQFWNGKIDWFTPTEVQNQGYLHHSLKTITRAGLENSRAVLLPKDTILMTSRAGIGKMGILSYPATTNQGFQSLIPSNQINPYFLYSMHDYIARMANKLASGITFTEISARETANIKLVIPETTAEQAKIGDMLEQYDQFLSEFERELTQLKQVRTAFMQLLFS
- a CDS encoding type I restriction-modification system subunit M encodes the protein MALDAHKKALVWNTLNKTRGKIEPAEYKNYVFGIMFYKYLSSKAQTWWQTHFHDSDDQTEQLARMQTELGYVIQPGDLFTDWQDAIKRREFTLTQLADALERFDQHIAPQAQTALAGIFADIDLNSSRLGNNQQARTQTTINMIDLMGQIELDEESDVLGDLYEYLIGMFSINSGTKSGEFYTPHQVSEITAQILTAGREELSNYSLYDPAIGSGSLLLTTASHMNNAEKKSSIKYYGQELITTTYNLARMNLLMHGIAYQNIVIRNADTLTDDWPDGMVDGIDSPRLFDAVTANPPYSLRWDNTNREHDPRFKQGIAPKSKADYAFLLHCLYHLKPDGRMVIVLSHGVLFRGGAEYQIRKNLLKDHNISAVIGLPKKIFTNTSIPTVILVLEKQRQADDVLFIDASQGFEKVKNNNKLRQQDIEKIVSTYLNRMDVAKYAHVASMEEIINNDYNLNIPRYVDSLEETPPIDVKQLSRDIHQLDEEQRQLTKRMNHLLGELVGTDAEAQETLDLLKDVFK